In a genomic window of Anoplopoma fimbria isolate UVic2021 breed Golden Eagle Sablefish chromosome 6, Afim_UVic_2022, whole genome shotgun sequence:
- the nkx6.2 gene encoding homeobox protein Nkx-6.2 — protein sequence MLAVAQMEANRQSAFVLGSTPLAALHNMTEMKTSLFPYSLQQNPAGFKAPQFSCLNSHMAAGTPHGISDILGRPITSAGQLLSGFPRINGLTTGLTTTAAGVYFGPAMSRYPKPLAELPGRAPIFWPGVMQGSPWRDPRLPCPGQANMMLDKDGKKKHSRPTFSGQQIFALEKTFEQTKYLAGPERARLAYSLGMTESQVKVWFQNRRTKWRKRHAAEMATAKKKHDSETEKMKESSDNEDDDEYNKPLDPNSDDEKITRLLKKHKATNLALISPCSNSSDTL from the exons ATGTTAGCGGTGGCTCAGATGGAGGCTAACCGGCAGAGTGCGTTCGTCCTGGGCAGCACCCCTCTGGCCGCGCTGCACAACATGACGGAGATGAAGACGTCCCTGTTCCCCTACTCTCTGCAGCAGAACCCGGCCGGCTTTAAGGCACCACAGTTCTCCTGCCTCAACTCCCACATGGCCGCAGGAACCCCGCATGGAATAAGCGACATCCTGGGGAGACCCATCACCTCTGCCGGGCAGCTGCTGTCTGGGTTCCCCCGGATAAACGGCCTGACCACCGGCCTGACCACCACCGCAGCCGGGGTGTACTTCGGTCCGGCCATGTCCAGGTACCCGAAGCCTCTGGCCGAGCTGCCGGGGAGGGCTCCCATCTTCTGGCCCGGAGTGATGCAGGGGTC tccatGGAGGGACCCGAGGCTCCCATGTCCtg GTCAGGCTAACATGATGTTGGACAAGGACGGAAAGAAGAAACACTCCAGACCGACCTTTTCAGGACAGCAGATCTTTGCACTGGAGAAAACCTTCGAGCAGACTAAATACCTGGCCGGCCCAGAGAGAGCCCGGCTGGCTTACTCTCTAGGGATGACCGAGAGCCAAGTCAAG gtctGGTTTCAGAACAGGAGGACCAAATGGAGGAAGAGGCACGCTGCAGAAATGGCCACGGCCAAGAAGAAGCACGACTCTGAGAcggagaagatgaaggagagcTCGGACAACGAGGACGACGACGAGTACAACAAACCTCTGGACCCGAATTCCGACGACGAGAAAATTACGAGACTGTTGAAAAAGCACAAGGCCACCAACCTGGCGCTGATCAGCCCCTGCAGTAACAGCTCGGACACCttgtga